A single window of Streptomyces cathayae DNA harbors:
- a CDS encoding pyridoxamine 5'-phosphate oxidase family protein — MNHSYSVDPGDPDAPYLSFWRERHLCTLTTLRPDGTPHLVPVGVTYDPGARLARVITNKESAKVRHVLAAGPEGAAVAVCQVDGRRWATLEGRAVVRSEREHVEEAERRYAERYGRQPSPNPSRVAIEITLTRAMGRG; from the coding sequence ATGAACCACTCGTACTCGGTGGATCCGGGCGATCCGGACGCCCCGTATCTCAGCTTCTGGCGCGAACGGCACCTGTGCACGCTGACCACCCTCCGCCCGGACGGCACCCCGCATCTGGTACCCGTCGGAGTGACCTACGACCCCGGGGCACGGCTTGCTCGGGTGATCACGAACAAGGAGAGCGCGAAGGTGCGCCATGTGCTGGCGGCGGGGCCGGAGGGCGCGGCCGTCGCGGTCTGCCAGGTGGACGGCCGGCGATGGGCGACGCTGGAGGGGCGGGCCGTGGTCCGCTCCGAGCGGGAGCACGTCGAGGAGGCGGAGCGGCGGTACGCGGAACGCTACGGACGGCAGCCGTCGCCGAACCCGTCCCGGGTCGCCATCGAGATCACGCTCACCCGTGCGATGGGGCGCGGATGA